The Dioscorea cayenensis subsp. rotundata cultivar TDr96_F1 chromosome 19, TDr96_F1_v2_PseudoChromosome.rev07_lg8_w22 25.fasta, whole genome shotgun sequence genome includes a window with the following:
- the LOC120284004 gene encoding uncharacterized protein LOC120284004: protein MDNPNIICWNCRGISSKATSDRVRFLIRSHRPKIICLVETRANADRTYRFCSKISKNWEWAAILADGFSGGIIVLWDKFLGYVTPIAVSRRDLHLVISTNNSFNWVISTQLSTDPNTMEGLFIITHGFGLPGAIIKPGAPVVGLVLTDYVEACSISPNGSPLHSFGHLLSRLRSKIVSWSLTGLTPLDRAIKETESTIKLLEETVDFDPESNCSLSELYSRFASLQFQNSARWAQRAHLLWLKDGDNNTSFFHNSVHIRSHFNVISQIYDSNDSFVTNQADIESRFVGFYSNLWRDNTYINFLDVYNALPHDLPTLTDIDGIILTKDVSRDEVFSALNELPSRKSPGPDGFNAEFYKFFWPVLGDRLFEAIRREQVGFVSGRCTFDNILALQEIVHSLEHSMNDPPRMLTKIDIEKAYDTLSWSAILATLAKMNFPNTWNSWIAACLKSSSFSILINGSPSSWITSTRGIRQGDPISSYLFILVSQNLSSLLIRSMNLGMIPGFDARLSYNFNHLMYADDLVIVTRASRFAARNIKLCLDFYASLTGQKANASKSSIYLPSWFNSRVARSIKDILCFPIASFPLLYLGVLISPSKLNVSHFKPLVDRINRTCARWKNLKLSLAAKSTLINSSLLAIPTYYLSVYPIPDSILKDITKIIRNFFWHKSGNGKGIHAVSWSRITDQKTEGGLAIRIYQTAYVLKPFCGIKSVNPSITSFLFDPWCGEIPLAFKPTFLNMHSDLDLLVCNDLCIGNSWNYDYLYNIFGSHIDDLIPIMSIIDHTCNNKWVWIPKPFSPKITSTVYHFLNNIGSEPSPWAGWRKIWSLRVMPRVKHFLWLLFNGRLATADFLYSINLGPRRMCILCNLDFENSEHLFHTCCKTQGLWAFISNLLHKQIHFPDGFVMGNWLCIKWGVSAAFSKNGKQKEED from the exons ATGGATAATCCCAACATCATTTGCTGGAACTGTAGGGGGATCTCCTCCAAAGCTACTTCTGATCGTGTTCGGTTCTTGATCAGGTCTCATAGGCCTAAGATAATTTGTCTAGTTGAAACGAGAGCTAATGCCGATAGAACTTACCGTTTTTGCTCTAAAATCTCCAAAAATTGGGAATGGGCTGCTATTCTTGCAGATGGTTTTTCTGGAGGTATCATTGTCCTTTGGGATAAGTTCTTAGGATATGTTACCCCCATTGCTGTTTCTCGTCGTGATCTTCATCTTGTTATTTCTACCAATAATTCTTTTAATTGG GTGATTTCAACTCAATTATCAACAGATCCGAACACCATGGAGGGTCTTTTCATCATTACTCAC GGTTTCGGTTTACCTGGTGCAATAATCAAACCGGGAGCTCCCGTCGTTGGGCTCGTCTTGACCGAT TATGTCGAAGCATGTTCTATCTCCCCTAATGGCAGCCCTTTGCATTCTTTTGGCCATTTGCTATCTCGCTTGCGTTCTAAAATTGTTTCTTGGAGTCTTACAGGTCTGACCCCCCTGGATAGAGCTATTAAAGAGACTGAATCTACAATTAAACTTCTTGAAGAAACTGTGGACTTTGACCCGGAGTCTAACTGTTCACTTTCGGAGTTATATTCCAGGTTTGCTTCTCTGCAATTCCAAAACTCTGCTAGATGGGCTCAGAGGGCTCATTTACTTTGGCTCAAGGATGGTGATAATAATACTTCTTTCTTTCACAATTCCGTCCATATTCGTTCCCATTTTAATGTTATCTCTCAAATTTATGACTCCAATGATTCTTTTGTTACTAACCAGGCTGATATTGAGAGCAGGTTTGTGGGCTTTTATTCCAATCTTTGGAGGGATAAcacttatattaattttctaGATGTTTATAATGCCCTGCCGCATGACCTTCCTACTTTAACTGATATAGATGGTATCATTCTTACTAAAGATGTTTCTCGTGATGAAGTTTTTTCTGCTCTTAATGAACTCCCGTCTAGAAAATCCCCTGGTCCTGATGGTTTTAATGCagaattttataagtttttttggCCAGTTTTAGGTGATCGTTTATTTGAGGCCATACG TCGTGAGCAGGTTGGTTTTGTTTCTGGTCGCTGTACTTTTGATAACATCTTAGCCCTTCAAGAGATTGTTCACTCTTTGGAACATAGCATGAAtgacccccctaggatgttaactaaaattgatattgaaaaagcttATGATACGCttagttggagtgcaattcttgccacgtTGGCCAAAATGAATTTTCCTAATACTTGGAATTCTTGGATTGCTGCTTGCCTTAAGTCTAGCTCTTTCTCTATTCTCATTAATGGATCCCCTTCTTCCTGGATTACCTCTACTAGGGGTATTCGTCAAGGAGACCCAATTTCATCCTATCTTTTCATCTTGGTCTCTCAAAATCTCTCTTCCTTGCTTATTAGGTCAATGAACTTAGGCATGATTCCAGGATTTGATGCTAGACTGtcttataattttaatcatcttatgtatgctgatgatctaGTTATTGTTACCAGAGCTTCTAGATTTGCCGCCAGAAATATCAAACTCTGTTTGGATTTTTATGCCTCTTTGACTGGTCAAAAAGCAAATGCTTCTAAATCATCAATTTATCTTCCTTCCTGGTTTAATTCTAGGGTTGCTAGAAGCATTAAAgatattttgtgttttcctaTTGCTTCTTTTCCCCTCTTGTATCTTGGAGTTTTGATTTCCCCATCCAAGCTGAATGTGTCTCATTTTAAACCTCTTGTTGATCGTATTAATCGTACCTGTGCTAGGTGGAAGAACCTCAAGCTTTCTTTAGCAGCCAAATCCACTTTGATTAATTCTTCCCTTCTTGCCATTCCTACCTATTATCTATCAGTCTATCCAATTCCTGACAGCATTCTCAAGGATATCACTAAAATTATTAGGAACTTCTTTTGGCATAAAtctggcaatggaaagggcatccacgcAGTTTCTTGGAGTCGCATTACTGATCAAAAAACTGAGGGGGGTCTTGCTATTC GTATTTATCAAACTGCATATGTTCTCAAGCCTTTTTGTGGGATTAAATCTGTTAATCCATCTATTACTTCTTTCCTCTTTGATCCTTGGTGTGGTGAGATTCCTCTCGCTTTCAAACCGACATTTCTGAATATGCATTCTGATCTTGATTTACTTGTTTGCAATGATTTGTGTATTGGTAATAGCTGGAATTATGATTATCTTTATAACATATTTGGATCCCATATTGATGATCTTATTCCTATTATGAGTATCATTGATCACACTTGCAACAATAAATGGGTTTGGATTCCTAAACCATTTAGTCCCAAGATCACTTCCACTGtttatcattttcttaataACATTGGATCTGAGCCTTCTCCTTGGGCTGGGTGGCGTAAGATTTGGTCTCTCAGAGTCATGCCGAGAGTAAAGCATTTCTTATGGTTATTATTCAATGGCAGGCTTGCTACTGCTGATTTTCTCTATTCTATTAATCTGGGCCCTCGGAGGATGTGTATCCTTTGCAATCTTGACTTTGAGAATTCAGAACACCTTTTCCATACTTGTTGTAAAACACAGGGTCTCTGGGCCTTCATCTCCAACCTGCTTCATAAACAGATTCATTTTCCTGATGGCTTTGTCATGGGCAACTGGCTG TGTATCAAATGGGGTGTTTCTGCTGCTTTCTCCAAAAACGGCAAACAAAAGGAAGAGGACTAG